From the genome of Malus sylvestris chromosome 6, drMalSylv7.2, whole genome shotgun sequence, one region includes:
- the LOC126625839 gene encoding uncharacterized protein LOC126625839 has translation MATPKAHVEEIRKTKFSIGREETNPLTEDLHQAVKNLSAELYAKDVHFLMELIQNAEDNEYPEGVDPSLEFVITSRDITAAGAPATLIVFNNEKGFSPKNIESICSVGRSTKKGNRKRGYIGEKGIGFKSVFLITARPYIFSNGYQIRFSEEPCVHCNVGYIVPEWVDANPTLSEIKQIYGSGSGSALPTTTLILPLKADKVEAVKQQLSSMHPEILLFLSKIKRLSVREDNVDPRHNTISAIAISSETNFVTRKNIEAESYTLHLSAKENGYKFDTECGYYMWKQRFPVRRECTVDKRNDVDEWVITLAFPIGERLCRGTNTSPGVYAFLPTEMVTNFPFIIQADFLLASSRETIILDSKWNKGILDCVPTAFVNAFISLVRSKQDAPVSSLTHMFKFLPIQSSRYEGLNVVRESIKAKLVEESIVPSEPHKEQKFFYKPCEVGRLMPAFWNILNKAKKQGVSLVNLSSHGKYVLAYAFDDVEYNEILNFLGVEAVNNEWYATCIRGTSNLITGVPEDVYLGLLLFISEFWGSKFSSTSIKNIPLIKCGGYRNKSLCSISAIQKGESKVCVSSDSCHISWLIDWNMEFASVSNVLFMPGTTQEALRLCSRKETLKKWLLDQVKVGSVSIYDYAVILFDKSLCERKVAIAFAHFLHQSLRKGYILSWEAVNLCALMPLVGKYGKITSTRKGVLVPAKGSKWAGLTDSNLWRREGYVELNEDYLDSGHFAGSFTQQKELLGFLKDHAKASDIPNVCAPSDGISSLSAPLNKQNVFLLLDWIRQLMREASIPQKFLMCVKEGSWLKVTLNGSPGFRPPSQSFLLKSSSGNLLQNSSVFVDIPLIDQSHYGRKINDYKEELKKIGVRFEFGEACEYMGKHLMSLAAASSLTRGNVFSVLRFIRFLREKLLPPDDFISSIKDGQWLKTSLGFRSPVGSVLSDDEWTVASQISDIPFIDEAFYGKEEICQFKTELELLGVAVSFSKCYQLIIDNLKSHSCLTSWTPEVLLLMLKCMCLSSSSEKLVSALKGSNCLKTKAGYKRPEECLLFDKDWGCILQVFSDLPLIDHDFYGDRIFSFRNELKKTGVVVDFEDAAKVFARYFKQHASSTSISKENVASILLCYRTLNATPFKFPADLKSCIREVKWLRTRLGDYRSPKQCILSGPEWDSISSICLLPFIDDSENHYGKNIHAFKNELKSLGVVVEFKDGVKFVESCLYLPQDPTCISRENALALLECIQILLQEKAYSLPEAFRGKLSQAWLKTHAGYRSPNQCLLFDSETHLKHNDGPFIDEEFYGSKITTYRKELAAIGVIVEVKKGCALIARHLDLQDEFSTFVRVYSYLSESKWVPLTDGEAPRRIWVPKENKNGEWVSADECVMHDKDGLFGSQLTVLEKHYDQKLFGFFSSAFGIRSHPSVDDYLNLWKVWESSESELLHDQCCMFWLYVSKHWNLKTEKSPADAVVKVPVYSRSGKILLCNKEYVFIADDLQLQCLFEQSSQSIFVWYPQPSLASLPRTKLLEMYKKIGVRTISESVQKEEVSLANDAELQIIPRERLFGKALLRLILGFLAGPPIEMEVEKRRKAVQGLVDVAVLETPEPIAVRYDLPLSSGEVLNVRGTRKIRWDRKNSKCFIQMDKSGRQKKTIEFATYFAEAISECVLWEFTELIPALSELIRLAFVLEFNEEDVDFLMKSKNLQIFVEDVEFLNSAYPSN, from the exons ATGGCTACTCCGAAAGCGCACGTGGAAGAGATAAGGAAGACAAAGTTCTCCATTGGAAGGGAAGAGACTAACCCTTTGACTGAGGATCTTCACCAGGCTGTTAAGAATCTCTCTGCTGAACTCTACGCTAAGGATGTTCACTTCCTCATGGAACTCatccag AATGCAGAAGATAATGAGTACCCAGAGGGGGTTGATCCATCACTTGAGTTTGTCATAACTTCCCGGGATATAACAGCCGCGGGGGCTCCTGCTACTTTAATTGTTTTCAACAATGAGAAggggttttcaccaaagaacaTCGAGTCCATTTGCAGTGTTGGGCGTTCCACCAAGAAAGGCAACAGGAAGCGCGGCTACATTGGGGAGAAag GTATTGGGTTCAAAAGCGTGTTTCTCATTACTGCACGACCTTACATTTTCAGTAACGGATATCAAATAAGGTTCAGTGAAGAGCCCTGTGTGCACTGCAATGTTGGTTACATAGTCCCAGAATGGGTTGACGCAAACCCTACTCTTTCAGAAATAAAACAGATATATGGTTCTGGTTCTGGTTCTGCCCTTCCAACCACAACACTGATCTTACCTCTGAAGGCGGACAAGGTTGAAGCCGTTAAGCAACAACTCTCCAGCATGCATCCGGAAATTCTCTTGTTCTTATCAAAGATTAAGCGACTCTCGGTTAGAGAAGACAATGTGGATCCAAGGCACAACACTATAAGTGCGATAGCAATATCAAGCGAGACTAATTTTGTCACCAGGAAGAACATAGAGGCTGAATCCTACACACTCCACCTCTCTGCAAAAGAAAATGGCTACAAATTTGATACAGAATGCGGCTATTATATGTGGAAGCAGAGGTTTCCTGTCAGGCGGGAGTGCACAGTGGATAAGAGAAATGATGTAGATGAATGGGTGATCACACTTGCATTTCCAATTGGAGAGCGCCTTTGTAGAGGAACAAACACATCTCCTGGAGTCTATGCGTTCCTTCCCACCGAGATGGTGACAAACTTTCCCTTTATAATTCAAGCCGATTTTCTTCTTGCCTCATCAAGGGAAACAATTATTCTGGACAGCAAATGGAATAAGGGGATTCTCGATTGCGTTCCAACTGCATTTGTGAATGCATTTATCTCGCTTGTCAGATCTAAACAAGATGCTCCAGTTTCTAGCTTGACTCATATGTTCAAGTTTCTGCCCATTCAGAGCTCTCGTTATGAAGGATTGAATGTTGTCAGGGAGTCTATAAAGGCAAAGCTTGTTGAAGAAAGCATTGTACCTAGTGAGCCTCACAAGGAGCAGAAGTTCTTTTATAAACCCTGTGAGGTTGGTAGGTTAATGCCTGCCTTTTGGAATATTTTGAATAAAGCGAAGAAGCAAGGGGTAAGCTTGGTTAATCTGTCGTCTCATGGAAAATATGTTCTGGCATATGCCTTTGACGATGTGGAGTATAACGAGATACTGAATTTCTTGGGAGTTGAAGCTGTGAACAATGAATGGTATGCAACATGCATCCGGGGTACATCTAATCTTATAACTGGGGTGCCGGAAGATGTCTATTTGGGGCTTCTACTTTTTATTTCTGAATTTTGGGGTTCTAAATTTTCAAGCACCAGCATCAAGAATATACCGCTCATAAAATGTGGGGGTTATCGAAACAAATCTCTGTGCAGCATAAGTGCAATCCAGAAAGGCGAAAGCAAAGTTTGTGTATCAAGTGATTCTTGTCATATTTCATGGCTGATTGACTGGAACATGGAGTTTGCATCTGTTTCCAATGTTCTCTTTATGCCAGGGACCACACAGGAAGCTCTCAGATTGTGTTCTAGGAAGGAGACGTTGAAGAAGTGGCTTTTGGACCAAGTCAAGGTTGGTTCTGTAAGTATATATGACTATGCAGTCATTCTCTTTGATAAGTCACTTTGTGAGCGGAAGGTTGCTATTGCATTCGCCCACTTTTTACACCAGTCTTTGCGCAAGGGATATATCTTATCTTGGGAAGCTGTTAATTTGTGTGCACTAATGCCATTGGTGGGTAAGTATGGCAAAATCACCAGCACTAGGAAGGGAGTTCTTGTTCCAGCTAAAGGAAGCAAATGGGCAGGACTGACCGACTCTAATCTGTGGAGAAGGGAAGGCTATGTTGAGTtgaacgaagactatttggatTCCGGTCATTTTGCTGGTAGCTTTACACAACAGAAGGAGCTCCTTGGGTTTCTAAAAGATCATGCTAAAGCCTCAGATATCCCAAATGTTTGTGCTCCCAGCGATGGTATATCATCTTTATCTGCACCACTCAATAAGCAAAATGTATTCTTGCTTTTGGACTGGATTCGCCAGCTCATGCGTGAAGCTAGCATCCCTCAGAAGTTCTTGATGTGTGTAAAAGAAGGTAGCTGGCTGAAAGTTACTTTGAATGGTTCTCCTGGTTTCAGGCCACCATCGCAGTCATTTCTTCTCAAGTCATCATCGGGAAACCTTTTGCAGAATAGCTCTGTTTTTGTTGATATACCGTTGATTGATCAAAGTCATTATGGTCGAAAGATTAACGATTACAAGGAGGAGCTGAAAAAAATTGGAGTCAGGTTTGAGTTTGGAGAAGCGTGTGAATATATGGGGAAGCATCTCATGTCTCTTGCTGCTGCTTCCTCTTTAACCCGTGGCAATGTCTTTTCTGTACTACGTTTCATCAGATTTTTGAGAGAGAAACTTCTTCCACCAGACGATTTTATCAGCAGTATTAAAGATGGTCAGTGGCTTAAAACGTCCCTTGGCTTCAGGTCTCCGGTTGGATCTGTCCTGTCGGATGATGAGTGGACAGTTGCTTCGCAAATTAGTGACATTCCCTTCATAGATGAGGCATTCTATGGTAAAGAAGAAATCTGTCAGTTCAAAACAGAACTTGAGTTGCTCGGGGTGGCGGTCTCATTCAGCAAATGCTACCAACTGATAATTGACAACCTGAAGTCACATTCTTGCTTGACTTCCTGGACACCTGAGGTTCTTCTATTGATGCTTAAATGCATGTGTCTTTCGAGCTCATCTGAAAAACTTGTCAGTGCTTTGAAAGGATCGAATTGCCTAAAGACAAAAGCTGGTTACAAACGTCCAGAGGAATGCCTCCTGTTTGACAAGGATTGGGGCTGCATTCTTCAGGTCTTCAGTGATCTCCCATTGATTGATCACGATTTCTATGGAGACAGAATATTTTCCTTCAGAAATGAGTTGAAGAAAACTGGGGTGGTGGTTGATTTTGAGGATGCAGCAAAAGTATTTGCCCGTTATTTCAAGCAGCATGCATCTTCGACTTCCATTTCAAAAGAAAATGTTGCATCAATTCTCTTGTGTTACAGAACACTGAATGCAACTCCATTTAAATTTCCTGCAGATCTTAAGAGCTGCATTCGCGAGGTGAAGTGGCTGCGTACTCGCCTTGGTGATTATAGATCTCCCAAACAGTGCATTCTCTCTGGTCCCGAGTGGGATTCCATCTCTTCCATATGTCTTCTCCCATTCATTGATGATTCTGAAAATCATTATGGAAAGAACATTCATGCATTTAAGAACGAACTGAAGAGCTTGGGGGTGGTTGTGGAATTCAAGGACGGAGTCAAGTTTGTGGAATCTTGTCTGTATCTTCCCCAGGATCCGACCTGCATTTCTCGAGAAAATGCATTAGCATTGCTTGAATGTATACAGATCTTATTGCAGGAGAAAGCCTACTCCCTTCCGGAGGCTTTCAGGGGAAAACTTTCTCAAGCATGGTTGAAGACTCATGCTGGTTACCGGTCTCCTAACCAGTGCTTGTTGTTTGATTCGGAAACACATTTAAAGCATAATGATGGGCCTTTCATCGATGAAGAATTTTATGGCTCTAAAATTACAACCTACAGAAAGGAGCTCGCTGCAATTGGAGTGATTGTCGAAGTGAAAAAGGGATGTGCCTTGATTGCTAGGCACCTTGATCTACAGGATGAGTTTTCGACATTTGTTCGAGTATATAGTTACTTGAGTGAGTCTAAGTGGGTTCCACTGACGGATGGAGAGGCTCCCCGAAGGATCTGGGTTccgaaagaaaataaaaatggtgagTGGGTTAGTGCAGATGAATGTGTTATGCATGACAAGGATGGTTTGTTTGGTTCGCAGTTAACTGTTTTGGAGAAACACTATGATCAAAAGTTGTTTGGTTTCTTCTCTTCTGCTTTTGGAATAAGATCCCATCCTTCTGTTGATGATTACTTGAATCTCTGGAAAGTTTGGGAAAGTTCTGAAAGCGAATTGTTGCATGATCAATGCTGCATGTTCTGGCTTTATGTTTCGAAGCACTGGAATTTAAAAACGGAGAAAAGTCCTGCTGATGCCGTGGTGAAGGTACCGGTTTATTCTCGCTCAGGCAAAATCTTGTTGTGCAACAAGGAGTACGTTTTCATTGCTGATGACCTTCAGCTGCAGTGTCTTTTTGAACAGTCATCACAGTCAATATTTGTTTGGTACCCTCAGCCAAGCTTGGCCTCCTTGCCTCGAACTAAGCTGCTTGAAATGTACAAGAAAATTGGTGTACGCACTATTTCAGAATCTGTGCAGAAGGAAGAAGTATCTCTTGCAAATGATGCTGAACTACAAATAATCCCAAGGGAAAGATTGTTCGGAAAAGCACTGCTGAGGCTGATTCTTGGATTTCTTGCTGGTCCTCCCATTGAAATGGAAGTGGAGAAGAGGCGGAAAGCTGTCCAAGGTCTTGTAGACGTTGCTGTATTGGAGACACCAGAACCAATCGCTGTACGCTATGATCTGCCACTATCTTCTGGGGAAGT